From the genome of Deinococcus sp. JMULE3, one region includes:
- a CDS encoding YafY family protein, with protein MTPDEQPERAQSPVQRLFLLARLLRARPHTVAELAAATGQTLAVTARDLRELQSLEPELRVLPGPPQGYVIGTPDLGGAARLTLLRGLDALAARGSEPAASLAPLRAALAAPLPAHVRAALPTTGTARPAASDLALNAVTQAWLACRPIRFQEWQPGQRRAARLHPLRIEAHPVSGDLLVVGRDPDHAGEVRTYRLGRMLHVTPEDGTFTPDLLDPAQTPALPCTPLPVRAERSMTVTLRFTGEATFRVLEGGHACLGEPSINPDGSVDAPLLVPHDAGGVPRSVLPWLLSWGPQVQVLGPDGVRAEWLRLTREAAAVAAQTPTRFVRHGAA; from the coding sequence ATGACCCCCGACGAGCAGCCCGAGCGAGCCCAGAGTCCCGTCCAGCGCCTGTTCCTCCTGGCCCGCCTGCTGCGCGCCCGGCCGCACACCGTCGCGGAACTCGCGGCGGCCACCGGGCAGACCCTGGCGGTCACGGCGCGCGACCTGCGCGAACTGCAGAGCCTGGAACCCGAGCTGCGCGTCCTGCCCGGCCCGCCCCAGGGGTACGTGATCGGCACGCCGGACCTGGGCGGCGCGGCGCGACTGACGCTGCTGCGCGGTCTGGACGCCCTCGCGGCGCGCGGCAGCGAACCGGCGGCCAGCCTCGCCCCGCTGCGCGCCGCGCTTGCCGCGCCGCTGCCCGCACACGTCCGCGCGGCCCTGCCCACCACGGGCACGGCTCGCCCCGCCGCCTCCGACCTCGCGCTGAACGCCGTGACGCAGGCGTGGCTGGCCTGCCGCCCCATCCGCTTCCAGGAATGGCAGCCCGGACAGCGGCGTGCCGCGCGGCTGCACCCCCTGCGGATCGAGGCGCACCCGGTCAGCGGTGACCTGCTCGTCGTGGGCCGCGACCCCGACCACGCGGGCGAGGTCCGCACGTACCGCCTGGGCCGCATGCTGCACGTCACGCCCGAGGATGGCACCTTCACCCCCGACCTCCTCGACCCGGCGCAGACACCCGCGCTGCCGTGCACGCCACTCCCGGTGAGAGCTGAGCGCAGCATGACGGTCACCCTGCGCTTCACGGGCGAGGCGACATTCCGCGTGCTCGAAGGCGGGCACGCCTGCTTGGGCGAGCCGAGCATCAACCCGGACGGCAGCGTGGACGCGCCCCTGCTCGTTCCGCACGACGCCGGAGGCGTGCCCCGCAGCGTCCTCCCGTGGCTGCTGTCCTGGGGGCCGCAGGTGCAGGTGCTCGGCCCGGACGGGGTGCGCGCCGAGTGGCTGCGCCTGACGCGCGAGGCCGCCGCGGTCGCCGCGCAGACCCCCACCCGCTTCGTCCGGCACGGCGCGGCGTGA
- a CDS encoding cysteine desulfurase family protein, whose translation MIYLDYAATHPMTPEALAAYARAAALPGNPASVHAAGQAARECLEEGRARVAAAFGVDPRTLIANGGGTEGDNHVLLGTARAWLDAHGRPGHLITTPTEHSAVLAPARALAAQGWAVTFLTPDRFGRYDPAELAGALRDDTALVSIHHANNEVGAVQDTPALAALAAARGVPYHTDAVQAPGVLPVDLTGWGVTFATFSAHKWGGPRGVGFLYVRRGAELPPVTLGGGQEGGVRPGTQDTAGVYAAGVALTHAAAAQGATLAHLHALREQFMREVAGIPDLGVNHAPDSSPKVVNVTVGGADGEALLMNLDMLGVAASAGSACSAGTMQPSHVLTALGLDEAQARASLRFSFGAATTPAEVSAAAQALTQAANWSRA comes from the coding sequence ATGATCTACCTGGATTACGCGGCGACGCACCCCATGACCCCGGAGGCCCTCGCGGCGTACGCGCGGGCGGCGGCGCTGCCGGGCAACCCGGCCAGCGTGCACGCGGCGGGACAGGCGGCCCGCGAGTGCCTGGAGGAGGGCCGCGCGCGGGTGGCGGCGGCGTTCGGGGTGGACCCGCGCACGCTGATCGCGAACGGCGGCGGCACCGAGGGGGACAATCACGTCCTGCTGGGCACCGCGCGCGCGTGGCTGGACGCGCACGGGCGGCCCGGGCACCTGATCACCACGCCCACCGAGCACTCGGCGGTGCTGGCCCCCGCGCGGGCACTGGCGGCGCAGGGCTGGGCGGTGACGTTCCTGACTCCGGACCGGTTCGGGCGGTACGACCCGGCGGAACTCGCGGGTGCGCTGCGGGACGACACGGCGCTGGTGTCCATCCATCACGCGAACAACGAGGTCGGCGCCGTGCAGGACACCCCGGCACTGGCGGCCCTGGCGGCGGCGCGGGGCGTGCCGTACCACACGGACGCCGTGCAGGCGCCCGGCGTGCTCCCGGTGGACCTGACCGGCTGGGGCGTGACCTTCGCGACGTTCAGCGCGCACAAGTGGGGCGGCCCGCGCGGCGTAGGTTTCCTGTACGTCCGTCGCGGCGCCGAGCTGCCCCCGGTGACGCTGGGCGGCGGGCAGGAGGGCGGGGTGCGCCCCGGCACGCAGGACACCGCGGGGGTGTACGCGGCGGGCGTGGCCCTGACGCACGCGGCGGCGGCGCAGGGCGCGACCCTGGCGCACCTGCACGCCCTGCGCGAGCAGTTCATGCGGGAGGTCGCGGGCATTCCGGACCTGGGCGTGAATCACGCGCCGGACAGCAGCCCGAAGGTCGTGAACGTCACGGTGGGCGGCGCGGACGGCGAGGCGCTGCTGATGAACCTCGACATGCTGGGCGTCGCCGCGAGTGCCGGGAGTGCGTGCAGCGCGGGCACCATGCAGCCCAGTCACGTCCTGACCGCCCTGGGCCTGGACGAGGCGCAGGCCCGCGCGTCCCTGCGTTTCAGTTTCGGCGCGGCCACCACGCCCGCCGAGGTCAGCGCGGCGGCCCAGGCCCTCACGCAGGCCGCCAACTGGAGCCGCGCCTAG
- a CDS encoding AzlD domain-containing protein gives MSGWLVTLLMWGVTYAARFVGLSLGGLNLPPFWLAFLRFVPVSVFAALIVPDVLGSPEWARRLIGAVVGGALLWRTRNLALGILGGFAAYWAARMLGA, from the coding sequence GTGAGCGGCTGGCTGGTCACCCTGCTCATGTGGGGCGTGACGTACGCGGCGCGATTCGTGGGGCTCAGTCTGGGTGGGCTGAACCTGCCGCCGTTCTGGCTGGCGTTCCTGCGCTTCGTGCCGGTCAGCGTGTTCGCGGCGCTGATCGTCCCGGACGTGCTGGGCAGCCCCGAGTGGGCCCGGCGGCTGATCGGGGCCGTCGTGGGGGGCGCGCTGCTGTGGCGCACCCGGAACCTCGCGCTGGGCATCCTGGGGGGCTTCGCGGCGTACTGGGCGGCGCGCATGCTGGGCGCGTAG
- a CDS encoding AzlC family ABC transporter permease — protein sequence MTGQGRGFDWGTFGRGFRVMVPLWAGVVPFAVAYAVTARAGGLSVWETCLMSVTVFAGASQFAAAGQFVGGGVPGVAAALALVGTTFVLNARHVLYGLSLSRQLSLSRWQRAVAAQFLTDEAYGMVLVAGPRDPGGLSVGFLLGAELSLFAAWNAATLLGALAGAALPDPDALGVGVIFPLAFLGLLVPLLVGRVAVLVAVLSGLGAWGLGRVLPGGLVVLLVGVGGALLGALISTRRAEVRA from the coding sequence ATGACGGGTCAGGGGCGGGGGTTCGACTGGGGGACGTTCGGGCGGGGCTTCCGGGTGATGGTGCCGCTGTGGGCGGGCGTGGTGCCGTTCGCGGTGGCGTACGCGGTGACGGCCCGCGCGGGCGGCCTGAGCGTGTGGGAGACGTGCCTGATGAGCGTGACGGTGTTCGCCGGGGCGAGTCAGTTCGCGGCGGCCGGGCAGTTCGTGGGTGGGGGCGTGCCGGGGGTGGCGGCGGCGCTGGCACTGGTGGGGACGACGTTCGTGCTGAACGCCCGGCACGTGCTGTACGGCCTGAGCCTGTCGCGGCAGCTGTCGCTGAGTCGGTGGCAGCGTGCCGTGGCGGCGCAGTTCCTGACGGACGAGGCGTACGGCATGGTGCTGGTCGCCGGGCCGCGCGATCCTGGGGGGCTGAGCGTGGGCTTCCTGCTGGGCGCGGAACTGAGCCTGTTCGCGGCGTGGAACGCGGCGACGCTGCTGGGCGCCCTGGCGGGCGCCGCGCTGCCCGACCCGGACGCGCTGGGCGTGGGGGTGATCTTTCCGCTGGCGTTCCTGGGGTTGCTGGTGCCGCTGCTGGTGGGCCGCGTGGCGGTGCTGGTGGCGGTCCTGTCGGGTCTGGGCGCGTGGGGGCTGGGGCGGGTGCTGCCGGGCGGACTGGTCGTGCTGCTGGTCGGGGTGGGTGGGGCGCTGCTGGGCGCGCTGATCAGCACGCGGCGGGCGGAGGTCCGCGCGTGA
- a CDS encoding MerR family transcriptional regulator codes for MVQSATRLTLTRREGLRCPSGGSTLEAKRWTVGEVAALTGVSVRTLHHYDEIGLLRPAERSEGNYRLYTPGDLARLRRVLTWRALGVPLAEVAGVLDAPPDLEREALRAHAGRLRADLRRAEHTLREVQARLDALEDGAEETTMTNEDVKAVFDGFDPAQYEDEARERWGDTDAYRQSAARTARYSRADWARIRAEMDGITAEYVELMDAGVPATDGRAQAVAARHRAHISGAYYDASPQMMCGLAQMWVTDERFTRNIDRTRPGLAAYQSAAVTAWADAQGE; via the coding sequence ATGGTTCAGTCTGCCACCCGCTTGACCCTCACGCGGCGGGAGGGCCTACGCTGCCCCTCAGGAGGTTCCACCCTGGAGGCGAAGCGCTGGACGGTGGGGGAGGTCGCGGCCCTGACGGGCGTCAGCGTGCGCACCCTGCACCACTACGACGAGATCGGGCTGCTGCGCCCCGCCGAGCGCAGCGAAGGCAATTACCGCCTGTACACGCCGGGTGATCTGGCGCGGCTGCGGCGGGTGCTGACGTGGCGGGCGCTGGGCGTGCCGCTCGCGGAGGTGGCGGGGGTGCTGGACGCCCCGCCGGACCTGGAACGCGAGGCGCTGCGTGCCCACGCCGGGCGGCTGCGCGCGGACCTGCGCCGCGCCGAGCACACGCTGCGCGAGGTGCAGGCCCGCCTGGACGCCCTGGAGGACGGGGCAGAGGAGACCACCATGACGAACGAGGACGTGAAGGCCGTGTTCGACGGATTCGACCCGGCGCAGTACGAGGACGAGGCCCGTGAACGCTGGGGCGACACGGACGCCTACCGCCAGAGTGCCGCGCGCACCGCCCGGTACAGCAGGGCGGACTGGGCGCGCATCCGCGCGGAGATGGACGGCATCACCGCTGAATACGTGGAGCTGATGGACGCGGGTGTGCCTGCCACGGACGGCCGGGCGCAGGCGGTCGCGGCGCGGCACCGCGCGCACATCAGCGGGGCGTACTACGACGCCTCACCGCAGATGATGTGCGGCCTGGCGCAGATGTGGGTCACCGACGAGCGCTTCACGCGGAATATCGACCGGACGCGTCCCGGACTGGCCGCGTACCAGAGTGCCGCCGTGACCGCCTGGGCCGACGCGCAGGGCGAATAG
- a CDS encoding mechanosensitive ion channel family protein, translating into MLQELTVQIVKPQVWVGLALTAVAAYAIYRFGRLLIRALEPHVPARLRPALNWLWALVVIVGWLAVATAVAYLPSVPVLFSLGRDIMDGFRHSAGQLVVVIAMALIAWNLIGALAHRIVADEEFNRRSVRVQTLKGVVESTLRVVVVILSVIAGLQALGVNATSLLAGVSVLGLAVGFGAQSLIKDVFNGFFILLEDQYGVGDVITVNSGQLSGGVERVNLRVTALRALDGTVHIVPNGQIQTVSVSSKDWSRVVAQVDVTYAANIDDALRVLEQVSTEIYEADEWKHFFLEKPEQQGVTQLAPDGVTLRALFKVQPKSQYAIGREFNRRIKIAMDEAGIEIPFPQRSLNFGGAPIEIKLTREDTTRDTRDTQDREHAPVKPTLTRDPGTNETS; encoded by the coding sequence ATGTTGCAGGAACTCACCGTGCAGATCGTCAAACCCCAGGTGTGGGTCGGCCTCGCGCTGACCGCCGTCGCCGCGTACGCCATCTACCGCTTCGGGCGGCTGCTGATCAGAGCGCTCGAACCGCACGTCCCCGCCCGCCTGCGCCCCGCCCTGAACTGGCTGTGGGCGCTGGTCGTGATCGTCGGCTGGCTGGCCGTCGCCACCGCCGTCGCGTACCTGCCCAGCGTCCCGGTGCTGTTCAGCCTGGGCCGCGACATCATGGACGGCTTCCGCCACAGCGCCGGGCAGCTCGTCGTGGTGATCGCCATGGCCCTGATCGCCTGGAATCTCATCGGCGCACTCGCCCACCGCATCGTCGCGGACGAGGAATTCAACCGCCGCAGCGTCCGCGTGCAGACCCTCAAGGGCGTCGTGGAAAGCACCCTGCGGGTCGTGGTCGTCATCCTGAGCGTCATCGCGGGCCTCCAGGCGCTCGGCGTGAACGCCACCAGCCTCCTGGCCGGGGTGTCCGTCCTGGGCCTCGCCGTGGGGTTCGGCGCGCAGAGCCTCATCAAGGACGTCTTCAACGGCTTCTTCATCCTGCTGGAAGACCAGTACGGCGTCGGGGACGTCATCACCGTGAACTCCGGGCAGCTGTCCGGCGGCGTGGAACGCGTGAACCTGCGCGTCACCGCCCTGCGCGCCCTGGACGGCACCGTGCACATCGTCCCGAACGGACAGATTCAGACCGTCAGCGTCAGCAGCAAGGACTGGTCCAGGGTCGTCGCGCAGGTGGACGTCACGTACGCCGCGAACATCGACGACGCCCTGCGCGTCCTCGAACAGGTCAGCACCGAGATCTACGAGGCCGACGAGTGGAAGCACTTCTTCCTTGAAAAGCCCGAACAGCAGGGCGTCACGCAACTCGCCCCGGACGGCGTCACGCTGCGCGCCCTGTTCAAGGTGCAACCCAAGAGCCAGTACGCCATCGGCCGGGAATTCAACCGCCGCATCAAGATCGCCATGGACGAGGCCGGGATCGAGATTCCCTTCCCGCAGCGCAGCCTGAACTTCGGCGGCGCGCCCATCGAGATCAAACTCACCCGCGAGGACACCACCCGCGACACCCGCGACACGCAGGACCGCGAGCACGCCCCCGTGAAACCCACCCTGACCCGCGACCCCGGCACGAACGAAACCAGCTGA
- a CDS encoding PASTA domain-containing protein, with amino-acid sequence MTGQVGRVKMIDGKYEVLREVSVQGPVTLSEVRAAEGVTRQVAWFNVATPADRQAFHAYRTALRALSPAGLTDVVARPGAFYAVWQPVTGQPLESALAHKGVPQDLVENVNALAASLAGHGYALEDAQVLVEGHEPRVAYLTPLLAPRSPEDVAARNAATLAPLKGARVKRRREPGAWLTFVPGLLLLGGAGYVGAQAVQIYLNPPVRAVSSVVGQPAKDAARQLTSEGFRVEYATGQAAGRAVGSIIRQDPAASTNLPVGRLVTLTVNNPPAIEVPRLEEMTPDQARDALKGSAMTVGKIVKVDGTLTGTPEGRVVAQLPEPGSTAQQGQSVQLMVSTGIVGKQTWLPPLKGFQYEDALKYVRTAGLVVTKVTQQPSDLKEGTVLDQTPAAYAKVTAGSPVTLTVAAPRYSAPSRPAGSLPLPPPVTPPEPEPTPVPEPVTPSVQEQGQAGGTEIPAVPQEQTPAPAARSVSLRYTFPTDLPEGTYTLAVRDDGGERPLDLNADAATLAGKQISTTASVTGDAVFVIRRDGQDFALVTP; translated from the coding sequence ATGACGGGTCAGGTGGGCAGGGTCAAGATGATCGACGGGAAGTACGAGGTGCTGCGCGAGGTGTCCGTGCAGGGCCCGGTCACGCTGTCCGAGGTCCGCGCCGCAGAGGGCGTCACGCGGCAGGTCGCGTGGTTCAACGTGGCGACACCCGCCGACCGGCAGGCTTTCCACGCGTACCGCACGGCGCTGCGCGCCCTGAGCCCGGCGGGCCTGACGGACGTGGTCGCGCGGCCCGGCGCGTTCTACGCGGTGTGGCAGCCCGTGACGGGTCAGCCGCTGGAATCGGCGCTGGCGCACAAGGGCGTCCCGCAGGACCTCGTGGAGAACGTGAACGCACTGGCCGCCTCGCTGGCCGGACACGGGTACGCGCTGGAGGACGCGCAGGTCCTCGTGGAAGGGCACGAGCCGCGCGTCGCGTACCTGACGCCCCTGCTGGCGCCCCGCAGCCCCGAGGACGTCGCGGCGCGGAACGCGGCGACGCTGGCGCCACTGAAGGGTGCGCGCGTGAAGCGCCGCCGCGAGCCGGGCGCGTGGCTGACGTTCGTGCCGGGCCTGCTGCTGCTGGGCGGCGCCGGGTACGTGGGCGCGCAGGCGGTGCAGATCTACCTGAACCCGCCGGTGCGGGCCGTGAGCAGCGTCGTCGGGCAGCCCGCGAAGGACGCGGCGCGGCAACTGACCAGCGAGGGGTTCCGGGTCGAGTACGCGACCGGGCAGGCGGCGGGGCGCGCGGTCGGGTCTATCATCCGTCAGGACCCGGCGGCCAGCACCAACCTGCCGGTGGGGCGCCTCGTGACGCTGACCGTGAACAACCCCCCGGCGATCGAGGTGCCCCGCCTGGAGGAGATGACGCCCGATCAGGCGCGCGACGCGCTCAAGGGCAGCGCCATGACCGTCGGGAAGATCGTGAAGGTGGACGGCACCCTGACCGGCACGCCCGAGGGCCGCGTGGTCGCGCAGCTGCCCGAGCCGGGGTCCACGGCGCAGCAGGGGCAGTCGGTGCAGTTGATGGTCAGCACCGGCATCGTGGGCAAGCAGACCTGGCTGCCTCCCCTGAAGGGCTTCCAGTACGAGGACGCCCTGAAGTACGTCCGCACGGCGGGTCTGGTCGTCACCAAGGTGACCCAGCAGCCCAGCGACCTGAAGGAAGGCACGGTGCTGGATCAGACGCCGGCCGCGTACGCGAAGGTCACGGCGGGCAGTCCGGTCACGCTGACGGTCGCCGCGCCGCGCTACAGCGCGCCCAGCCGCCCGGCGGGCAGCCTGCCGCTGCCGCCGCCCGTCACGCCGCCCGAACCGGAACCCACGCCAGTGCCCGAGCCGGTCACGCCGTCCGTGCAGGAGCAGGGTCAGGCGGGCGGCACCGAGATTCCGGCCGTGCCGCAGGAGCAGACGCCCGCCCCGGCGGCCCGCAGCGTGAGTCTGCGCTACACCTTCCCGACGGACCTGCCGGAGGGCACGTACACGCTCGCGGTCCGGGACGACGGCGGCGAGCGGCCGCTGGACCTGAACGCGGACGCCGCCACGCTGGCCGGGAAGCAGATCAGCACGACGGCCAGCGTCACCGGGGACGCGGTGTTCGTCATCCGCCGCGACGGGCAGGATTTCGCGCTCGTGACGCCCTGA
- a CDS encoding zinc-binding alcohol dehydrogenase, with the protein MRLIAAAPLTPRWEPLAQRGVGPGEVRVQTRLSALSVASEMSMLRDGPFPSALGYQTLGTVTEAGPGVTLPVGARVVTTLGHAAWGVHGAARVIPVPDDVPDRAALSVILAEETAKGLRRVRPGPHERVLVAGAGLLGLLSVFNLTRAGQDVSVIEPRADRQALARQFGAREVYAPAEAPRDAFDVGVECSAAPAGFSALLGALKSRGRCVVLSDGNWGALTLSPDFHRKELSVVASSDGEDYAAHARWWWRHVSPVLEALYPVTVAAADLPDLYARLSRPDRPVSALVEWIP; encoded by the coding sequence ATGCGCCTGATCGCCGCTGCACCGCTCACCCCGCGCTGGGAGCCGCTCGCGCAGCGCGGGGTCGGGCCGGGCGAGGTGCGCGTCCAGACCCGCCTGAGTGCCCTGAGTGTCGCCTCGGAAATGAGCATGCTGAGGGACGGACCGTTTCCATCGGCCCTGGGGTATCAGACGCTGGGGACGGTCACGGAGGCCGGGCCGGGCGTGACGCTGCCGGTGGGCGCGCGGGTCGTGACGACGCTGGGACACGCGGCGTGGGGTGTGCATGGCGCGGCGCGGGTCATTCCCGTGCCGGACGACGTGCCGGACCGGGCGGCGCTGAGCGTGATCCTGGCCGAGGAGACCGCCAAGGGCCTGCGCCGCGTGCGCCCAGGACCGCACGAGCGGGTGCTGGTGGCCGGGGCGGGCCTGCTGGGGCTGCTGAGCGTGTTCAACCTGACCCGCGCGGGCCAAGACGTGAGCGTGATTGAGCCGCGTGCCGACCGGCAGGCCCTCGCCCGGCAGTTCGGCGCGCGTGAGGTGTACGCGCCAGCAGAAGCGCCGCGGGACGCCTTCGACGTGGGCGTGGAATGCAGCGCCGCCCCCGCCGGGTTCTCGGCACTGCTGGGGGCACTGAAATCGCGTGGGCGCTGCGTGGTGCTCTCGGACGGCAACTGGGGCGCGCTGACGCTGTCGCCAGACTTCCACCGCAAGGAACTGAGCGTCGTGGCGTCCAGTGACGGCGAGGACTACGCCGCGCACGCCCGCTGGTGGTGGCGGCACGTCAGTCCGGTGCTGGAGGCGCTGTACCCGGTGACGGTGGCGGCCGCCGATCTTCCGGACCTGTACGCCCGCCTGAGCAGGCCGGACCGGCCTGTGAGTGCACTGGTGGAGTGGATTCCGTAG